A part of Geotrypetes seraphini chromosome 9, aGeoSer1.1, whole genome shotgun sequence genomic DNA contains:
- the KCNMB3 gene encoding calcium-activated potassium channel subunit beta-3, producing MIRRGYLEDDKHLGDQPEGKRRIFIHTVGHHHFASLTCFPLSDAMFMQPVAQRQSFSIPIQITLQSSRRHQGREADTIVPALTKKKEVTEGGKGSDKTKKQSSNAGEDRAILLGFTMMGLSVLMFFLLGSTILKPFMLSGRREESNCTIIKAAIREEWVECSFRCGTDCRGQSNYPCLQILVNLSDSGQQALLHYNEEAIQMNPLCFYTPKCQRDKNDLLNTALDIKKFFDYRNNTPFACYYSPDSKVEEVTLVKKYDDMIVFHCLFWPILMLTGGALIVVMVKLTQHLSMLCEEYSNTAKEEAKSLPAQPDLQQATAGKASAFLRWRRNLRTMHHTPLL from the exons acaccacCACTTTGCTTCCCTGACTTGTTTTCCGCTTTCTGATGCCATGTTTATGCAGCCTGTAGCCCAGAGACAATCTTTCAGCATCCCCATTCAGATCACTCTTCAGAGTAGTCGCAGACATCAGGGGAG GGAAGCTGATACTATTGTGCCTGCCCTGACTAAAAAGAAAGAAGTTACTGAAGGTGGTAAAGGCTCCGATAAGACTAAGAAGCAATCTTCAAATGCTGGGGAAGACAGAGCAATATTGCTTGGATTTACCATGATGGGCCTCTCCGTTCTAATGTTCTTCTTGCTAGGAAGCACTATACTGAAGCCTTTCATGCTTAG tggCCGGAGAGAGGAATCTAATTGCACCATAATTAAAGCGGCTATAAGAGAGGAGTGGGTGGAGTGCTCCTTCCGCTGTGGCACTGACTGTCGTGGCCAGTCAAACTATCCCTGTCTGCAGATACTGGTCAACCTGTCCGATTCTGGTCAGCAAGCTCTCCTGCACTACAATGAAGAAGCAATTCAGATGAATCCCCTA tgTTTCTACACACCAAAATGCCAACGAGACAAGAACGATTTGTTGAACACTGCGCTCGATATAAAGAAGTTCTTTGACTACAGGAACAATACCCCTTTTGCCTGCTACTATAGCCCAGACAGCAAGGTGGAAGAGGTTACCCTTGTCAAAAAATACGATGACATGATCGTCTTCCACTGCCTTTTTTGGCCCATCCTGATGCTGACCGGGGGGGCTTTGATCGTCGTTATGGTGAAACTGACACAGCATTTATCTATGCTGTGTGAAGAGTACAGCAATACAGCAAAGGAAGAGGCCAAGAGCCTTCCCGCGCAGCCAGATCTTCAGCAAGCCACAGCCGGGAAGGCAAGCGCATTTTTAAGATGGAGACGCAATTTGCGAACGATGCATCATACACCACTTCTTTAA